A single window of Phyllostomus discolor isolate MPI-MPIP mPhyDis1 chromosome 13, mPhyDis1.pri.v3, whole genome shotgun sequence DNA harbors:
- the UNC119B gene encoding protein unc-119 homolog B — translation MSGSNPKAAGAGSTAGARGLVANKDEKKKAGGGVLNRLKARRQAPHHAADDGLGAAVTEQELLALDAIRPEHVLRLSRVTENYLCKPEDNIYSIDFTRFKIRDLETGTVLFEIAKPCVSDHEDDDEEEGGDVDISAGRFVRYQFTPAFLRLRTVGATVEFTVGDKPVSNFRMIERHYFRERLLKNFDFDFGFCIPSSRNTCEHIYEFPQLSEDVIRLMIENPYETRSDSFYFVDNKLIMHNKADYAYNGGQ, via the exons ATGAGCGGCTCGAACCCGAAGGCGGCGGGCGCGGGGTCGACGGCTGGGGCCCGGGGGCTGGTGGCTAACAAGGACGAGAAGAAGAAGGCAGGCGGCGGCGTCCTGAACCGGCTCAAGGCGCGGCGGCAGGCGCCCCACCACGCAGCCGACGACGGCCTCGGGGCAGCGGTCACGGAGCAGGAGCTGCTGGCCCTGGACGCCATCCGGCCCGAGCACGTCCTGCGCCTCAGCCGGGTCACCGAGA ATTATTTGTGTAAACCGGAAGACAACATCTACAGTATTGATTTCACCCGCTTCAAAATTCGAGACCTGGAGACAGGGACCGTGCTTTTTGAGATCGCCAAACCTTGTGTTTCAG ACCACGAGGACGACGacgaggaggaagggggagatgTGGATATCAGCGCAGGGCGTTTCGTCCGGTACCAGTTCACACCAGCGTTTCTCCGGCTGCGGACGGTCGGGGCTAC GGTGGAGTTCACTGTGGGAGACAAACCTGTGTCGAACTTCCGGATGATCGAACGGCACTATTTCCGGGAGCGCTTGCTGAAAAACTTTGACTTTGATTTCGGCTTCTGCATCCCCAGCAGCAGGAACACGTGTGAACATATCTATGAGTTCCCCCAGCTTTCTGAGGATGTCA TTCGTCTGATGATTGAAAACCCCTACGAGACCCGTTCTGACAGCTTCTACTTTGTTGACAACAAGCTGATAATGCACAACAAGGCGGATTATGCCTATAACGGAGGCCAGTAG
- the MLEC gene encoding malectin isoform X2, with protein MSPAASDYGMKLPILRSNPEDQILYQTERYNEETFGYEVPIKDEGDYVLVLKFAEVYFAQSQQKVFDVRLNGHVVVKDLDIFDRVGHSTAHDEIIPMSIRKGKLSVQGEVSTFTGKLYIEFVKGYYDNPKVCALYIMAGTVDDVPKLQPHPGLEKKEEEEEEEEYDEGSNLKRQTNKNRVQSGPRTPNPYASDNSSLMFPILVAFGVFIPTLFCLCRL; from the exons CCTCCGACTACGGCATGAAGCTGCCGATCCTCCGCTCCAACCCCGAGGACCAGATCCTGTACCAGACCGAGCGGTACAACGAGGAGACCTTCGGCTACGAAGTGCCCATCAAGGACGAGGGGGACTACGTGCTGGTGCTGAAGTTCGCCGAGGTCTACTTCGCGCAGTCCCAGCAGAAG GTGTTTGATGTGCGATTGAACGGCCACGTGGTGGTGAAGGACCTGGACATCTTCGATCGCGTCGGGCACAGCACCGCTCACGATGAGATCATCCCGATGAGCATCAGAAAAGGGAAGCTGAGCGTCCAGGGAGAGGTGTCCACCTTCACGGGGAAACTGTACATCGAGTTTGTCAAG GGGTACTATGACAATCCCAAAGTGTGTGCGCTCTACATCATGGCCGGGACGGTGGACG ATGTGCCAAAGCTGCAGCCTCATCCAGgactggagaagaaggaagaggaagaggaggaagaagagtaCGATGAAGGATCTAATCTGAAAAGACAGACCAATAAGAACCGCGTGCAGTCCGGCCCCCGCACACCCAACCCCTACGCCTCGGACAACAGCAGCCTCATGTTTCCCATCCTGGTGGCCTTCGGAGTCTTCATTCCGACCCTCTTCTGCCTCTGCCGGTTGTGA